Proteins encoded together in one Eublepharis macularius isolate TG4126 chromosome 2, MPM_Emac_v1.0, whole genome shotgun sequence window:
- the LOC129324095 gene encoding lysosomal membrane ascorbate-dependent ferrireductase CYB561A3 isoform X1, translated as MSKAQGSTTLWNYFSRHSPRVRRKRGVLPTSSEMPGIPFLPFSILQGILGVLCVGLTGFWGQHWLGGFAWDGSSEMFNWHPVLMVTGMLVLYGSAALVYRVPFSWERPKLPWKLLHAALTLVAFILVILGLVAVFEFHNKKKIPNMYSLHSWLGLTAVLLFSCQWIMGFASFLLPWAPIWLRALYKPIHVFFGSAILSLVLAACISGINEKLFFRLTNSTTPYSKLPAEAWFANFLGMLILIYGLLVLWALALPAWKRPDVNSQDIQEPLLQEAR; from the exons GTGTACTCCCTACTAGTAGCGAGATGCCTGGTATCCCGTTCCTACCGTTTTCCATCCTCCAGGGAATTCTAGGAGTCCTCTGCGTGGGGCTCACAGGGTTTTGGGGCCAGCACTGGCTTGGTGGTTTTGCCTGGGATGGTTCTTCTGAGATGTTCAACTGGCACCCGGTTCTCATGGTGACAGGCATGTTGGTCTTGTATGGCTCAG CTGCACTGGTATATCGTGTACCCTTTTCCTGGGAGAGGCCCAAGCTTCCCTGGAAGCTGCTCCATGCGGCACTGACTTTAGTAGCATTTATCCTAGTCATACTGGGGCTGGTTGCTGTCTTTGAGTTTCACAACAAGAAGAAGATTCCCAACATGTACTCACTGCACAGCTGGCTGGGGCTAACAGCTGTATTGCTCTTCTCCTGCCAG tGGATAATGGGATTTGCTTCTTTCCTGCTACCTTGGGCTCCCATCTGGCTACGAGCCCTCTACAAGCCCATCCATGTTTTCTTTGGTTCTGCCATCCTTTCTTTAGTTCTGGCGGCCTGTATCTCTGGCATCAATGAGAAGCTCTTCTTCAGATT AACAAATTCAACAACACCATATTCAAAGCTCCCTGCAGAGGCCTGGTTTGCTAACTTCCTGGGAATGCTGATCCTGATTTATGGGCTCTTGGTGTTATGGGCTCTTGCTTTGCCTGCCTGGAAGCGTCCAGATGTAAATTCACAAGACATCCAAGAG CCCTTGCTTCAGGAAGCCAGATGA
- the LOC129324095 gene encoding lysosomal membrane ascorbate-dependent ferrireductase CYB561A3 isoform X2 produces MPGIPFLPFSILQGILGVLCVGLTGFWGQHWLGGFAWDGSSEMFNWHPVLMVTGMLVLYGSAALVYRVPFSWERPKLPWKLLHAALTLVAFILVILGLVAVFEFHNKKKIPNMYSLHSWLGLTAVLLFSCQWIMGFASFLLPWAPIWLRALYKPIHVFFGSAILSLVLAACISGINEKLFFRLTNSTTPYSKLPAEAWFANFLGMLILIYGLLVLWALALPAWKRPDVNSQDIQEPLLQEAR; encoded by the exons ATGCCTGGTATCCCGTTCCTACCGTTTTCCATCCTCCAGGGAATTCTAGGAGTCCTCTGCGTGGGGCTCACAGGGTTTTGGGGCCAGCACTGGCTTGGTGGTTTTGCCTGGGATGGTTCTTCTGAGATGTTCAACTGGCACCCGGTTCTCATGGTGACAGGCATGTTGGTCTTGTATGGCTCAG CTGCACTGGTATATCGTGTACCCTTTTCCTGGGAGAGGCCCAAGCTTCCCTGGAAGCTGCTCCATGCGGCACTGACTTTAGTAGCATTTATCCTAGTCATACTGGGGCTGGTTGCTGTCTTTGAGTTTCACAACAAGAAGAAGATTCCCAACATGTACTCACTGCACAGCTGGCTGGGGCTAACAGCTGTATTGCTCTTCTCCTGCCAG tGGATAATGGGATTTGCTTCTTTCCTGCTACCTTGGGCTCCCATCTGGCTACGAGCCCTCTACAAGCCCATCCATGTTTTCTTTGGTTCTGCCATCCTTTCTTTAGTTCTGGCGGCCTGTATCTCTGGCATCAATGAGAAGCTCTTCTTCAGATT AACAAATTCAACAACACCATATTCAAAGCTCCCTGCAGAGGCCTGGTTTGCTAACTTCCTGGGAATGCTGATCCTGATTTATGGGCTCTTGGTGTTATGGGCTCTTGCTTTGCCTGCCTGGAAGCGTCCAGATGTAAATTCACAAGACATCCAAGAG CCCTTGCTTCAGGAAGCCAGATGA